The DNA window TACGGCTGAAAACATGCCGCTTCGCCAGAGCGTCTTATGCCCATCGAATCTACACGGGCGCTTTCGCTTTTCGTTTTGTCTAGCTACAGCGCCCAGATTCTTGGGTCATAAGCCACTCCAGCTGTACGGCTGAAAACATGCCGCTTCGCCAGAGCGTCTTATGCCCGTCGTATCTACACGGGCGCTTTCGCTTTTCGTTAGAACCCTAGAAGTTTTCTGAAGTAGCTTGAATACGACTGGCTGACGGGGATTTTTACGCCGTTGTTCATTGCTAACATGAATGTCGAATGTGTATCTGGGTAAATTTCTTTTATGTGATGCACATTGACGATAAACGATCGATGACAGCGGATAAATGATTCTCGTGGTAAAAGGAATTCAAATTCCTGAAGTGAATTTTTATTTGTTCCAGAATACCCTTCTGCATACACATGGGTTTTGCGATCTTTTACTTCTAAGTATTTTACTTCTGTAAACGGAATCGGCTTCCAACCATCTGGACTTTTCACCGTTACCACCGACTTCCCTTCAGTAAATGCCGGGTAGATGGCCATGACACATCCTTGAAGCTCACCTTCATGTTCAAATGGCACCGCCATCCCGTGATAAGGAACGCCAAAAAGTTCTCGATTGATAAATTCAGAGGTCTTTTGATTGGCCTGCAATGCTTTATGAGCAATCGTTCCTGGCTTTACCGGATCTCCAGGTTTTATTTTTAAATCTACTCGTTTACTTGGGCGATAATAGATGTACTCTTTCGTATTTGTTACAGCTATTGAAATTTCATCAGAAAACAATTCTCCCATGACGTCTAACAGCGATCCTAGTGTAAAACTTTCCATCGTACCCCTCCTGTTTTGACTCCTTAGTTTGATTATACATGAAAAATATTTTCTTCTATTAAAAAAACCAGCCTGTAAAAGGCTGGTTTCACTAGTTACTCAGATAGCAGCATGCTGCCATTAGTTGCTAAATTGGCATGCCATGAAAATGCTTTTTCTAAAACATGCGGTGTTTGACCACCGCGTAATAATGCTTCAGCGTAATAAGAACGCATTTGTTCTCGGTACATCGGATGAACGCAATTTTCAATAATGACAGGCACTCGCTCACGTGGAGCCAGTCCTCGTAAATCTGCATAGCCTTGCTCGGTGACCACGATGTCTACGTCGTGTTCGGTATGATCAACGTGCGTAACAAACGGCACCACACTAGAAATAATGCCCCCTTTAGCAATCGACTTTGTTACAAAGATTGACAACCGGGCGTTACGCGCAAAATCTCCTGACCCGCCAATACCGTTCATCATTTTTGTGCCAGATACGTGTGTAGAATTTACATTGCCATAAATATCGAATTCTAATGCCGTATTAATTGAAATCAACCCAAGTCGACGAATCAAGCCGGGGTGATTCGTAATTTCTTGCGGACGTAAAAGAATTTTGTTTCGGTATTTTTCAAAATCACCAAATACTTGTGCCATTTTTTCTTTAGACAAGGTAATCGAAGATGCCGAAGCAAATTTTACTTTTCCTGCGTCAATCAAATCAAAAACGGCATCTTGGAGCACTTCCGAATAGACTTCCATATCGTGAAACTCTGAATCAACCAAACCGTGGAGAACTGAGTTTGCTACTGAACCAATCCCAGATTGCAAAGGCGCAAGTTGATTGGTCAATCGGCCTGACGCTACTTCTGCTCGTAAGAAATCCAGTAAATGTCTAGCCATTATTTCCGTTTCCTCGTCTGACTCCAAAATCGTTGATGGCGAATCGGCCTGATCAGTAAAAACAATACCTCTTACCTTTTTAAAGTCTACCGGTATTCCGATTGTTCCAATACGGTCACTAACACCTGCTAATGGAATTGGCGAGCGTTGCCCTTGTTTGCCAGGTTCATAAATATCATGCACCCCTTTAAATAGCTCAGGCTGCGAAAGATTGATTTCAATAATTACGTTTTTTGCGTGCTTGACGAAAACCGACGAGTTCCCAACTGACGTTGTGGGGATAATCATGCCATCTTCTGTAATTTCCAACGCTTCTATAACCGCAAAGTCGATTGGCTCTATAACACCAGCACGAATCCATTCAGCAGTCTGCGACAAATGGTGATCGACAAACATGATGTCTCCGTTATTTATTTTTCTTCGCATGGCAGGTTCAGCTTGAAACGGCAATCGCTTATGAACAATTCCTGCTTCCGCCATTAATTTATCAACATCCGAGCCTAAAGAAGCTCCGGTAAAAACATTTACTTTAAATTGCTCTGTTTCGGCACGGCGAACCAATGCATAAGGGATTGCTTTAGCATCTCCTGCACGTGTGAACCCGCTTAATCCGAGTGTCATTCCGTCTTCTATCCAAGACGCTGCCTCGTCAGCAGATACAACTCGGTCTTGTAATTCCGTGGCTTTAATACGATGAAGTTTGTTTTCCATCCTTATCACCTTTCAGGGGCTTTAGTTTTTGTTAGCCTATACATTAATTATATCTTATCGGTGTTATTCTGAAGAATCGCTAGACTCCAACATCCACGTTTTTGTCTGCCTCCCTTCACATTCTCGCAACAATCTAGAGCCTTAGACCCTCAAAACAATTCTTATTTCTTGCAATAAAAACAGAAGCGATAAATTCTAATTAAGATTGGAAAAAATATCAAGCCAATTTTATTGACAATCGTTTTGCAGCTGAAATAATATAGAAAAGTTGTAGAAAATAAATTCATTTAATTTATATAGAAGAAAAGAGGCTAACTGCCATGTCGCCAGACCAAAAAAAGAAAATTTTTATTTTAATGATCAATATGTTTATTGCTGTCGCAAGTTTTGGAATTGTTATCCCCATTATGCCTTCCTATCTGGTATCCATTAACCAAGGCGGTATGGCAGCCGGCTTAATGATCGCTATTTTCGCAGCTTCTCAATTTCTTTTTTCACCGATTGCCGGAAAATGGGCAGATCAATACGGTCGCCGGAAAATGATTATTTATGGGTTGATTGGTTTAACCCTCTCTATGTTTGTATTCTATGCTTCCGATTCTATTTGGGTCTTGTATTTCTCTCGTGTCATTGGTGGCATAGGTGCAGCCATGCTTATTCCAGCCATTTTCGCTTATATCGCAGACATTACAACTTTTGACCAGCGCGCTAAAGGTACGAGCCTCGTTTCTGCATCGATGTCTCTCGGTATTGTTGTCGGACCTGGTATTGGTGGATTTTTGGCGGATTACTCTTTAAAACTGCCCTTTCTCGTCTCAGCACTCGTCTCTTTAGCCGCTGTTATTTTCTCAATCTTATGGTTAAAGGAATATGATGCGACTGATGCCAACCCAGCACTTGCGGCTAAATTGACCGATGAAGAATCGATGTTCACTAAAATCGGACGCTCTACAAAGATGCCATATTTCATTCCATTAATTATTACGCTCGTCATGAGCTTTGGTTTACTGGCTTATGAATCCGTCGTCGGACTGTATTTGGACAATCAATTCAATTCTACTGCGAAAGATATCGCTATTATGATTACCGCAACCGGAATAGTTAGTGTGATTGTGCAATTGTTTGTGGTTGACCGGATTGTTCGTCGATACGGTGAAGTTGCGATACTCGTTACGTTTCTTGGAGTCGCGGCATTTGGTTTCTTACTTTCTCTTTTTGCCGGAAGCTACGTGATGTTCTTTGCCGTTTCTTTGGTAATCTTCTTAGCTACTTCTATTTTACGTCCTGTCTTGAATACCTTAATTTCAAAAATGGCTGAAGGTGAAGTTGGTTTTGCAATGGGCATGAACAACGCTTATATGAGTATTGGCAATGTGGCAGGTCCTTTACTTGCAGGTCTTTTATATGATGTCAACATCATCTTCCCGTTCATTTTAGGTCTTACTATGCTGCTAATAACACTCTCGATTACTGTTGTTTGGCAACGTTCACGAGCTGTAAAAACATCTACTATTGGTTAGTCACGGGTTCTCTTTGGAGAATCCGTTTTTTAATAGATGATCTCTAATCCATTTTCGTGTTTTGGAACTTATTGTCTGTTATACGACGAATGCCTTGCACTAGCTGTGTCCAGCTTTACGCGTCTATTTATAAGTTGTATAATATTTGTACAACATTAACTATAAATCTATAGAATGAAGGTAATGCTATGTATAACATTAAAGCAGCTGCCAAAATCTTAGATATGCCGAAAGTGACAATTCGTTCTTGGGAAACGCGTTACAGTGCGATTACTCCTGCCCGAACAGAATCTGGCCATCGCTTGTATTCGGATCAAAATCTGGAAGATTTGAAATGGCTTAAAATACAAGTACAGGACAACGGCATGAAAATCAGTGAAGCTGTAAAAAAACTACACGCTTCGCGTCATCAATTTATTGTACCTAAAGAAGAGCTATCTCAGAATCTTAACTCAGAATATAGCGAACAAATCAATCAACTTTTTCAAGCGGCTGCCGAAATGGACACGGAACGCTTTAACTACTTGCTCGATTTGCACTTTTCTTTATTCCATCACCAAACTGTCTTTTTTTCAATAATTGCACCACTTATGATTCGAATTGGAGAAGCTTGGGAAGATGGCGTTATCAGTGTTGCTCACGAGCATATGATCACTCATATTGTTCAGCAACGCTTTAATCAGTTTTTCCGCATTTTCCCGACTTCACCAAGTTTGCCAAAAGTTATGGCCCTGAGCCCAAGTGGTGAGCAACATCAGTTAGGTTTGCTGTTATTTACTTTGTTCTTGCGAGAAAATGGCTTTTCTGTCGTTTATATTGGGCCTGATACACCTCTTGAAGGATTAGAAGAAATGATTGTGAAACACAACTTTCAAATCTTGTGTATGTCGATTGCCACACCTAAATTGATGACATCAGCGGATAAATATATGGACGCTTTATCAAGAGCTAAGCCAGAAATGCAATTTATTTTGGGTGGTCAAGGTGTCGAAGTAAAACAAAACGAAGACAATCGTTGGTATCTTGGAACTGATATAAAAGTTTGGCAACAATGGTTATCGGATCAAAGATTTTAAGTCTATAAAAAACGCCCTCAATCTTAAAGATTGAGGGCGTTTTTTTGATTTTATTCCCAATCAAGATCTTGGTAATCTTTTTGGTAAGGTCCATTATCTGTGACTTCTGAGTGATAAAGCGCTTTTAACGCAAAGCCTTTTTCAAGCTCCATTTCTTTCATCAAGACTTTCAACCTTTTTTTCAAATCCGGATGATCGCTGACCAATTGTTCCATTTTGGATTTGGTGTATTTCATCTGTATCCGCTCCTTTTAAATCTTCTTGTCTTTATTGTACACTGCTGCAGAAAAAAACGCACTTGCTCAGCAAGTGCGTTACTGTGTATTAATTAGCCTAAATAATGAAAAATGAAATTCGCTAGGAATAAACCTGCGATGACGTACAAAGTTGGAGACACTTCGCGTGCTCTGCCGACGGCAATTTTTAAAATGGGATACATAATAAACCCAATCGCGATGCCATCAGCAATGCTGTACGTAAACGGAATTAACGCCACAATCAGCAAAGCCGGAAAGCTCTCCGTCATATCCTTCATATCAAGATTTTTGATATTTTGAAGCATCAAAAATCCGATGATGATTAAGATTGGTGCAATGGCACTATCTGGTATCAGTTTGATGACAGGAATGAAAAACGAAGCAACGAGAAATAACAGTCCTGCCGTAATCGACGTTAAACCAGTCCGACCACCGGCTGTCATACCCGCAGCGCTTTCAACTGTCGCTACAGTTGGACTTGTACCGAAAATTCCAGACGTCATTGCAGATACAGACGTCGCCTGGAAAGCACGACTGAATTTCTCAGGGCGTTCGATAAACGCGACTTGTCCATGAACCAGCCCAATGTTTTCAAACACCAGCACCATTGTCAGGGAAAATACGGCGACCCAGAATGTAGTGGACAAAATGTTGCCGAATGATAGCGCACCAAATACCGCAAACGCTTCTGTCGCGTTAATCGAAGATTCATTCATACTGCCAAAGTCGATTAGGCCGAAAAGCGCCGCAATGATGGTCCCCACGACAATCGTAATCAGGAAGTTTCCTGGCACATTACGGATAAATAACACCACCGCAATAATGATCGTCAGAACCGTTGCCAAAACATGCGCATCAGCAAGCGAACCGAGTGCCAAAATCGAACTCGTGCCACGCTCAACAATGCCGCCTTTTTCTAGACCAATCAGCATTAAGAACAAGCCCAGTCCGACCGTAATCGCTTCTTTCAGCGAATGCGGCACTGCAGCACTCAACATTTTCGCGAAACGCGTAAAAGCAACCGTCACAAAAATCACGCCGGAAACAAATACGACCGCTAGCGCCTCCTGCCACGACAAGCCCATCGACTGAACCATCGTGTACGAAAATAACGCATTAATGCCCATACCTGGCACTAACAAAATCGGCGCATTGCCCCAAAAGCCCATGAGCAAACAACCGAAGACGGATGCCACAATCGTCGCAACAATAGCTGCTTCAAGCGGCATACCGGCTTCCGACAAAATCAGCGCATTGACGGCAATAATGTAAACCACCGTAAAAAAGCCGATCAAGCCTGCTGTCATTTCACGCCTAACTGTCGTGTCATTTTCCTGAAGACCGAAAAACCGATCCATCCAATTAAACATAGTCATAACCTTCTATTAAATTAGCCCTCTCCCTACCCGCTCTGCCTATCGAAATAGGTAAGCCAAGGTAGGAGTGTAATCTAAAATGAAGGCGCTGTCAAGGTAGCTTGTTTTGTGAGGGGATTTTTTGATGGTTCGCGCGAATTTACCGGTGGTCGCGCTTAAGAGTATGCAGTTTGGTTTTGTCGCTTTTCGCTAGCGAAAAGCCGGGTAATTGGGGTCTTCAAAATAAGCTTTTGCAGGATCTTCAAGAATGCTATAATTCTACTAATTCACATAAAGGAGGAATTCGTATAGCAATAAAAATTAGTCTACTATCACAAGTAGAAGCCTTATCACTCTTGCTCGCAAGACTGAATCCTCAACACCCAAAACGCCAGTTTCTTGAACAACAGCTCTCCTGGGCGACTGCTGGAAAACGTGGTGAAGAACGCATACAAAGAAAATTCAACGAGTTTTATATGGAAGAAGACTTCCGTGTGTTATGGGATGTTAATTTAACAATTGGAACTTGGTCTGTGCAAATAGATGGGCTGTTGCTGACGAAGCATTGCGCAATAATTATCGAGTCCAAAAACATTAGTGGTCAACTTCATTTCGATGAAAAAATGGGTGAGTTTTCTCGCGTTAATCTATCAGGCGAACGCACCGTTATGGACAATCCAAAAATTCAATTGAATAAGCACATTCGATTTCTAACACAATTCTTCAAACTGAAAAAAATCAGTTTGCCGGTAACTGGACTGATTGTCTTTACTTCGAAAGATTGCGAGTTTACTTCCAAGCCGCATGGCGTTTCTGTATGTAAAACCTATCAAATGATTGAATACTTGCTAAAAATTCTACAGGCTTTCCCCCTTGAAGCCGAAAATTGCAACTTGTCGAAAGTCCAGAAATTGATTTTGCTCAATCAAACCCCTTACAGACAACCCCCTTTGTGCACATACTATTTTATAGACCCAAAAGATTTGCAAACTGGAGTTTATTGCCGAAACTGCAAAGCGCTTACGATGAAGCGAGACAAACGAAGTTGGGTATGTAGTCACTGTGGCGTCAAAGATGTGCTGGCGCATCTTTTAGCAATTCAGGAATATTTCACATTTGTAGAATTGACTATAACAAATCGCAAACTTTGTGAATTTTGCAAGTTGGAATCTCCTTCTGTTGCAAAACGGTTACTAGCAAAGTTAGATTTAAAAAGTTCAGGCGCTTTAAAAAATCGGACTTATCATTATTAAGTAACTCGTGTTGTTCGAGGAGCGAAATTACGAAAAAGTAGGCGAGCGCCTGCAAATTGGGTTGAACGCCTGCATTTTTTTGTGTGCGCCTATAAATCCGCTTGAACGCCCGCAAATCAATTTGAACGCCCGCAAATTCAGTCAAGCGCCTACAAACTCGACTTCCGTTCGAAACACAAAAAACAAACCTCAAATGCCCCGCTTTTCGCGCGCGAAAAGCACCAAAACCAAAAAAAGGACCTGCAATAGCTGCAGGCCCTCTATATTTTATTTCTTAAACGAACATTCCTGCAATAGCCGCACTCAATAATGACGCGAGCATACCTGCTGCGACGGCACGAATACCGAGGCGCGCAATGTCAGGACGACGGCTTGGTGCAATCGCGCCAAGTCCACCAAGTAAAATTGCTAATGAGCTTAAGTTTGCAAAGCCACAAAGTGCAAAGCTGACTACAATTACTGTTTTAGGAGACAGGTTTGCAATTTCTGGAGTAAACGCTGTGTACGCTACAAATTCGTTAAGTACTAGTTTTTGTCCGATAAAGCTACCAGCTTGTACAGCTTCAGCCCATGGTACACCAATTGCCCATGCAAGTGGTGCGAAGATCACACCCAAAATACTTTGGATCGTTAATCCTTCAAAACCAAGCCATCCACCGAGGCCACCTAACATACCGTTCAACAAAGCGATTAATGCGATAAATGCAAGTAGCATCGCACCAACGTTTAATGCTAATTGAAGACCGTCAGATGCACCACGTGCTGCTGCATCGACAACGTTTACTGATGCTTGATCTTTTTCCATAGCGAAGTCTTTTTCTACGACTTCCTCTGTTTCTGGAATCATCATTTTAGCCATGATCAAACCTGCTGGCGCAGCCATGAAGCTGGCTGCTAATAAGTATTCAAGTGGAACACCTAGAAGAGCGTACCCAGCCAAAGTAGAACCCGCTACAGAAGCAAGTCCACCTGTCATAACTGCGAATAATTCCGACTTTGTCATCCCCGCGATAAATGGACGGATCACAAGCGGTGCTTCTGTTTGCCCAACGAAAATATTCGCTGCAGCTGAAATCGACTCTGCTTTACTTGTTCCTAGAAGTTTTGATAAAGCTCCTCCAAGAATCTTGATAATAAATTGCATAACACCTAAGTAATAAAGCACGGAAATTAAAGAAGAAAAGAAAATAATAACTGTTAGTACTTGGAAAGCAAAGACAAAGCCAAAGCCACCTACATCAGCCGCTGGACCGAATAAGAAAGCAATACCTTCCCCTGCATAATCAATAACGTTTTGAACTTTGTTTGAAATGAATAATAGTACTTTTTTGCCGAATTCCCATTCCAAAACCATAAATGCAAACGTAATTTGAATAGCTAATCCGCCGAGAATTGTCCGTGGCTTAATAGACTTCTTGCCGCTTGATAACAGGAAGGCAATTCCAAGAACAACGAATATACCAAAGATGCCCCACAATAAATTCACAACTTCACCTCATCTATATATATTTTTATCAGAAAATTAAGCAAATACATTGATTAACTCTACTGTCGTCAGACATCTTACCAAATCTAAAAGAAGAAGTAAATGGTTATCGTGTGACGAAATGAGAACGCATTCATAAACACGACTTTGTACCTTCAAGACTACTCTCTTTGTCTCCTATCCTCTTCCATTACAGGTTTTATTGCCCTGAAAATAAATATAAAAAAGTGCAACCCGGAGGCTGCACTTTTTGTTATGCTGTGACTTTATTTCTGCGGTGGTTCACTCGGTAAAATACCAAGTAAAGCGCTGGAATCATCACTAATGTGAACAAACTTGAGAATGCCAATCCGGCAATAATCGTAATTGCTAATGGTTCAAATAGAGGATCACCTGACAAAGCGATTGGCACCAGCGCAATAATCGATGTAATGGTAGTCAAAAGGATGGGTTTGATACGCGCATAACCAGACGCGATAATGGCTTCTTTAATATCAAGCTCTCCTGATAACCGACGAACTTCTACAAAGTCGATTAATACGACTGCGTTACGCACGACAATTCCTGTTAGTGAAACAATTCCCATCACACCAAGGAAGCTTAACGGTGTTTGTGTTAAGAACAAGCCAAGAATCGCACCGGAAATCCCTAAATACACAGCGATCAAGACCAGGAACGGCAAGCTAAATGATTTAAATTGGAACGCGATAACTAAATACACTAGCAAAATAACAACTAGGAACAAGATTCCGATTTCAGCAAAGAAAGCTTCTTGGTCTGAGTTTTCTCCACCTGTCGATAGTGAATAACCTGCTGGCAATAAATCACGTTCTGTATCGACAACTGCTAACATTTTGTTTTCAAAATCATCGACATCGCCAAATGCACGAAGCGTAATTGAGCGATCTGCTTCTTTATGCGGCACTTGCGATAATTTTGTGGTGTCTTCTGCTGTCAACAACTCATCCATCGGCACAAGCATCGGTGGTCCTTGTTCACTAAGTGCTGGAACTTCAAATTGAGACAAATCAATTGGCTGTCCTTCGTCAATTCCAGATTGCTTCAAGAAAACCTGATACGGCATTTGACCTTCATAGATGGTGTATAGTGGCACACCTTGTGTTAAAAGCTGCAGCTGATTTGTGACTGAGCTAAGTGCAATATTATTGTCTTGCAACGCATCTTGGTTCGGCACATACTCAATCGCGGGAACCGGATCGCCTAAATTATCCGTAACAATTGTTGCGCCACTAGCCAGCATTTGTTCTTTTAATTGATCGCGAAGCGATGCTAATTCTTCAATATCTTCGCCTTTAATGTCAACTGTAACTGGAGCTCCTACAGGTGGACCTTGAACAATCGTATCCAAGAAAATTTCGGCTTCCGGGAAACGCTCACGTAACTCAGGCTGCCATTTATCGATAAAGTCAGCAGCCGTTGTTTCATCACGGTTAATTCGTAATACCACTTGACCCGTATTGCCGCCCGTATTGTTCATGGATGAAGCAAACAAGTTCGGTAAGCCTTCTCCTGAGAAAATAGAGATTTCAGCAATATTATCATCTTCAGCCCCGACTTCTTCTGTTAAGTTAGCAAGAAATTTGTCCGTATCTTCAATCGTTGTGCCTTCTGCAAGGCGGACATTCATGGTCACTTCTTCACGGTCGGCTGCTGGGAAAAATTCAAACGGTGTAAAGAGTGCAAGTGACAATAATCCTGTCGCTATTAACAATCCGCTTGCTCCAACAATGAGTGGGCGTTTTAAGACACCACGTAAAACTTTATTGGAATAAAACAATGCAATTTTTTCGAGTGGTTTTCCTAAAAATCCAGGAGTTTCTGATACTTTGTTTGCTTTTCGTTTTGTTTTTAAATATTGCATCATCGGTACAAGTGTAATCGACAAAATCGTTGATGCAATGATTGTTGTAATTAAAATACTTGGCAAGGCTTTGATAAATGCGCCATTGCCACCTGACAAGAGCAGTAATGGTGTAAATGTAACGACGATCGCCAAACTAGAGGCAATAATTGACGGATACACTTCACGAACGCCGGTAATCGCGCCAGTAAGCGCAGAATCCCCTAATTTATACCGTCGCTGAATATTATCGTTTACGACAATGCTGTCATCGACTAAAATCCCGATTGCGATAATGAGACCGATCACTGAAATCTGGTTTAAATCGACGCCTAACCACGGAATTGGAATCATCCCGATCAAGACAGAAGCCAGTACCGTTAACGCAACCGCAAACGATCCAAACAATGTCAATCCGGCTGTCGTAACGATTAAAACAGCGAGTACAGCAATTGCCAATGAAACATA is part of the Planococcus sp. PAMC 21323 genome and encodes:
- a CDS encoding succinate CoA transferase is translated as MENKLHRIKATELQDRVVSADEAASWIEDGMTLGLSGFTRAGDAKAIPYALVRRAETEQFKVNVFTGASLGSDVDKLMAEAGIVHKRLPFQAEPAMRRKINNGDIMFVDHHLSQTAEWIRAGVIEPIDFAVIEALEITEDGMIIPTTSVGNSSVFVKHAKNVIIEINLSQPELFKGVHDIYEPGKQGQRSPIPLAGVSDRIGTIGIPVDFKKVRGIVFTDQADSPSTILESDEETEIMARHLLDFLRAEVASGRLTNQLAPLQSGIGSVANSVLHGLVDSEFHDMEVYSEVLQDAVFDLIDAGKVKFASASSITLSKEKMAQVFGDFEKYRNKILLRPQEITNHPGLIRRLGLISINTALEFDIYGNVNSTHVSGTKMMNGIGGSGDFARNARLSIFVTKSIAKGGIISSVVPFVTHVDHTEHDVDIVVTEQGYADLRGLAPRERVPVIIENCVHPMYREQMRSYYAEALLRGGQTPHVLEKAFSWHANLATNGSMLLSE
- a CDS encoding nuclease-related domain-containing protein, coding for MVLSLFASEKPGNWGLQNKLLQDLQECYNSTNSHKGGIRIAIKISLLSQVEALSLLLARLNPQHPKRQFLEQQLSWATAGKRGEERIQRKFNEFYMEEDFRVLWDVNLTIGTWSVQIDGLLLTKHCAIIIESKNISGQLHFDEKMGEFSRVNLSGERTVMDNPKIQLNKHIRFLTQFFKLKKISLPVTGLIVFTSKDCEFTSKPHGVSVCKTYQMIEYLLKILQAFPLEAENCNLSKVQKLILLNQTPYRQPPLCTYYFIDPKDLQTGVYCRNCKALTMKRDKRSWVCSHCGVKDVLAHLLAIQEYFTFVELTITNRKLCEFCKLESPSVAKRLLAKLDLKSSGALKNRTYHY
- a CDS encoding efflux RND transporter permease subunit, producing the protein MKYILDRSKLFIFLILILSIVGAYVFITLPQREIPETPSSLVLISTILPGAGPEEVETSITNPLEREIQKVDGIASLQSISSNSASIITLEIEDGENPDEFVNSLQQQASSAASEFPDNAQEPSVEKLSFTSPLVSYMFYGDTEELADMEKTLSALSKKVEVVSGVAGTTIKGLNAQEVLIELDSEKLAANQLQPFEVLQSLQQANQPLSLGTHDNGNEQVSLTVQQGQGIEKLKELQVGAAAVPLADVATIEIIDQQTKDIVTFEGENAISYTVFLQTAQDVPAVDKKVTSVIEEFTAELPAGVQAEKYVSQAESVNKIFDSLYVSLAIAVLAVLIVTTAGLTLFGSFAVALTVLASVLIGMIPIPWLGVDLNQISVIGLIIAIGILVDDSIVVNDNIQRRYKLGDSALTGAITGVREVYPSIIASSLAIVVTFTPLLLLSGGNGAFIKALPSILITTIIASTILSITLVPMMQYLKTKRKANKVSETPGFLGKPLEKIALFYSNKVLRGVLKRPLIVGASGLLIATGLLSLALFTPFEFFPAADREEVTMNVRLAEGTTIEDTDKFLANLTEEVGAEDDNIAEISIFSGEGLPNLFASSMNNTGGNTGQVVLRINRDETTAADFIDKWQPELRERFPEAEIFLDTIVQGPPVGAPVTVDIKGEDIEELASLRDQLKEQMLASGATIVTDNLGDPVPAIEYVPNQDALQDNNIALSSVTNQLQLLTQGVPLYTIYEGQMPYQVFLKQSGIDEGQPIDLSQFEVPALSEQGPPMLVPMDELLTAEDTTKLSQVPHKEADRSITLRAFGDVDDFENKMLAVVDTERDLLPAGYSLSTGGENSDQEAFFAEIGILFLVVILLVYLVIAFQFKSFSLPFLVLIAVYLGISGAILGLFLTQTPLSFLGVMGIVSLTGIVVRNAVVLIDFVEVRRLSGELDIKEAIIASGYARIKPILLTTITSIIALVPIALSGDPLFEPLAITIIAGLAFSSLFTLVMIPALYLVFYRVNHRRNKVTA
- a CDS encoding LytTR family DNA-binding domain-containing protein, whose protein sequence is MESFTLGSLLDVMGELFSDEISIAVTNTKEYIYYRPSKRVDLKIKPGDPVKPGTIAHKALQANQKTSEFINRELFGVPYHGMAVPFEHEGELQGCVMAIYPAFTEGKSVVTVKSPDGWKPIPFTEVKYLEVKDRKTHVYAEGYSGTNKNSLQEFEFLLPRESFIRCHRSFIVNVHHIKEIYPDTHSTFMLAMNNGVKIPVSQSYSSYFRKLLGF
- a CDS encoding NCS2 family permease; translation: MFNWMDRFFGLQENDTTVRREMTAGLIGFFTVVYIIAVNALILSEAGMPLEAAIVATIVASVFGCLLMGFWGNAPILLVPGMGINALFSYTMVQSMGLSWQEALAVVFVSGVIFVTVAFTRFAKMLSAAVPHSLKEAITVGLGLFLMLIGLEKGGIVERGTSSILALGSLADAHVLATVLTIIIAVVLFIRNVPGNFLITIVVGTIIAALFGLIDFGSMNESSINATEAFAVFGALSFGNILSTTFWVAVFSLTMVLVFENIGLVHGQVAFIERPEKFSRAFQATSVSAMTSGIFGTSPTVATVESAAGMTAGGRTGLTSITAGLLFLVASFFIPVIKLIPDSAIAPILIIIGFLMLQNIKNLDMKDMTESFPALLIVALIPFTYSIADGIAIGFIMYPILKIAVGRAREVSPTLYVIAGLFLANFIFHYLG
- a CDS encoding MFS transporter, with translation MSPDQKKKIFILMINMFIAVASFGIVIPIMPSYLVSINQGGMAAGLMIAIFAASQFLFSPIAGKWADQYGRRKMIIYGLIGLTLSMFVFYASDSIWVLYFSRVIGGIGAAMLIPAIFAYIADITTFDQRAKGTSLVSASMSLGIVVGPGIGGFLADYSLKLPFLVSALVSLAAVIFSILWLKEYDATDANPALAAKLTDEESMFTKIGRSTKMPYFIPLIITLVMSFGLLAYESVVGLYLDNQFNSTAKDIAIMITATGIVSVIVQLFVVDRIVRRYGEVAILVTFLGVAAFGFLLSLFAGSYVMFFAVSLVIFLATSILRPVLNTLISKMAEGEVGFAMGMNNAYMSIGNVAGPLLAGLLYDVNIIFPFILGLTMLLITLSITVVWQRSRAVKTSTIG
- a CDS encoding MerR family transcriptional regulator; the protein is MYNIKAAAKILDMPKVTIRSWETRYSAITPARTESGHRLYSDQNLEDLKWLKIQVQDNGMKISEAVKKLHASRHQFIVPKEELSQNLNSEYSEQINQLFQAAAEMDTERFNYLLDLHFSLFHHQTVFFSIIAPLMIRIGEAWEDGVISVAHEHMITHIVQQRFNQFFRIFPTSPSLPKVMALSPSGEQHQLGLLLFTLFLRENGFSVVYIGPDTPLEGLEEMIVKHNFQILCMSIATPKLMTSADKYMDALSRAKPEMQFILGGQGVEVKQNEDNRWYLGTDIKVWQQWLSDQRF
- a CDS encoding NupC/NupG family nucleoside CNT transporter; protein product: MNLLWGIFGIFVVLGIAFLLSSGKKSIKPRTILGGLAIQITFAFMVLEWEFGKKVLLFISNKVQNVIDYAGEGIAFLFGPAADVGGFGFVFAFQVLTVIIFFSSLISVLYYLGVMQFIIKILGGALSKLLGTSKAESISAAANIFVGQTEAPLVIRPFIAGMTKSELFAVMTGGLASVAGSTLAGYALLGVPLEYLLAASFMAAPAGLIMAKMMIPETEEVVEKDFAMEKDQASVNVVDAAARGASDGLQLALNVGAMLLAFIALIALLNGMLGGLGGWLGFEGLTIQSILGVIFAPLAWAIGVPWAEAVQAGSFIGQKLVLNEFVAYTAFTPEIANLSPKTVIVVSFALCGFANLSSLAILLGGLGAIAPSRRPDIARLGIRAVAAGMLASLLSAAIAGMFV